ggttggggttactcttggctttttgccctctcctgccgtcgactgctccggtttctttggccttgcggcgaggtggacagggtgagctctcaggactgatggcggttgtggaaggggcctggggccaaggacaggccagggcggcgggagaggcggaccggtggcgtggctggatctgggcgcgctgtcggaccttccacatcaccagctgcaggcaggcgtttgcgtcctcgctggagttgtggccgtcctggctgtcctggatgatctgtcccaggtagtcggccgcgagattcctgagggaacgcttgtaggggaaacccaggtagtgcgggaagagcacggccgtgtccaccacggtgctgtggatgagcttcagggccagcagatcgctctccaggctgtgcccgatgaggatggtttgggcgctgaaaaagctcagcaggatggcttgcacttggggcaaggtgatgctcgtcttggcgacgtcggcctcggtgactccggaaaacctggtgttgtagtccacgatctcgttgtcgggcttgacgaaggtgtcgtacaccactcgcatgtcggcgtccaccacggtgacgcgggtcagctctaggccatgcgtggtgtagcacatctcacagtccaaggcgtagattcctggataagcgtctctggacaactctttcttgaaggtctccacgaagccatcgaggctgtccttgcggccgtcccgcacgtgctgctttgccacctggcagccgacagagccaggagcagctgcacagcaggtgtactggctaacccggcctccagccacctggctcgagcggacccgcccccagtgataataacacaactggtcgcgtacacagcggcccgaggaggacaccaggtactcggtgccacaacggcagcagaccctgcaggaggagtcgccgggccccttcccctggccagtgaagaggacggcgcctccgggccgctcggggtgcgggaaggggtagccgttctcctcgagctggtcctggctgagcaggaactcctggaggcggctgtacagggcggccctgctgaggcccggcatggagctgggggtcaggcccttcagtctcttgagggtgttcaggaccacgttcaggtacctgttcttgttggggctgcagtcgtaggccaccttctcctcgttcagcgccttctcctcggcctcctgcttggaggcgcagaacttgagacactcttcggtgaacagttggagatagcctcggcggaggacggtggcgACTttgcacccagaccttcggaggacaataggtttcctcaaactcggtaaggatggacgacggacgattcgcttagagctgatggtggtggtggtcttgcatgccatccctgacctgttgcgcatcttccctggctgtctgccgaccttggagccactggagcgttggctgctgctggccacgcgggttctcttggcatctgtgcaacctgtgaccaagcaagggctggaagactgggcgatcgtcttcctcttcctgggggctgagatgcggactcccgagggcctctctgtcagccttggggcggctggcaagcagcaggccgatcccctctgtgcagggaagtagcacgcctccgtcaccaccttgggacacgctgggggcaccgccggacccctgttctggggctccgcctggatgtccacaaatgcggaggcctggttgtgcatctggggcacccggagcccgaagctctgggcaggctgatgagagggcagggggaattctggagcctcgagggccgcctcctcggccaccttcttagcttctgggtatccaggtgggaaccagcagggagctgtggctggcaacatcttgctgccttcgggagcaccggcctggctctgctccgctcccaaatGGCGGCTtattgcctccagggccgcctcctcggccaccttcttagcttctgggtatccaggtgggaaccagcagggagctgtggctcgcaacatcttgctgccttcgggagcaccggcctggctctgctccgctcccaactggcggcttcttgcctccagggccgcctcctcggccaccttcttagcttctgggtatccaggtgggaaccagcagggagctgtggctcgcaacatcttgctgccttcgggagcaccggcctggctctgctccgctcccaactggcggcttcttgcctccagggccgcctcctcggccaccttcttagcttctgggtatccaggtgggaaccagcagggagctgtggctcgcaacatcttgctgccttcgggagcaccggcctggctctgctcctctcccaactggcggcttcaatgagtgccgcggccgccacccgtcgcctttatagacgcacagggcagagtgggtgggacttctccttgataggttggtgcttccatccaatcacactgagcctcatcttccaccagactccagcttgggaatgcctcaaggggtgcactaatggaatcaactggaactcctggttgctaaccttggagctaggttgcttttcctgagttaattaactgtccctgcagggcagtcctataatggctactggaattgggccacctaggattcatttcagcgtcagggagtttggtcaacttgcttgggcccacacagcaccccatggagccaggactgggccagcagtctgctgcatgctgcagggcaggatctctctggggttgcgtttccctgctctctgcactcctccgctgcgggcaaattgaggacaggaagtggaccgcacccacttctctcccacgacttgggcaatgttcaacacaggggttcttcaaaaggttcatagaaaatgcacatggtgaagaaactatgcatgggtttccactggtttgcactcaaataaacttgtccgaacttcttataacctttctgaactagatcgagtttgaggcactgagaaggatgagacatccactgaaaaggactcctatcagagcaacatgaattccacgaaaattgcagcaagagcaaacatcaaatttctggtgaagcttgggtggaagaatgaagaaatcattgatgttttcacaaaagcttctaaggacactaccccaaagaaatgaactctttacgaatgtatagcttgtttcaagaagaggtgagaagatgtgggagatgaatcctgcagtggctgtgaaaaccactgtgcccagatcagctgcagttacgacgagagctatcagtggaaattttaaacaggagggatcacgatcctgacgcatccctctgacaaattgtaaccggaagttggaacatggctttaccaatatgacctcgaaggcaaagcatcatcaaagcgacggctaccgagaggtggcagtggtccagtcaaaggaaaaggaggccagtcaggagccaacatcatggcatcagtgttttgggacactcaaggcattttgcttgttgactttctgaagggccaaacatctgcttattaggagagtgttccgagaagcttagagaaagctttggtagaaacatgctgggaaagtctcactagatccctgttcaccacctcagtgctctgctcattcctctcatcaaacaagggcaattgtgtcagtttcaatgggcagtccttaggaatgcaccttacgggctgctttcattccttctaaattctttttgtttcctaattatacaaagtctccttgccttgcttggaaagatgagagaaagtctccttgccttgcttggacagatgagagatgagatcctcctcttctctcccaggacagaatggtcagacttgagtttcctttctccacactcttctcctccttgagggaggtgctgtgccggacagacctgctcccgtgtctagacacgggtagactcgttgaagatcctcacaggcaatcctccttggggtcaaaggggaaggatttatttcttcagggctcagtagtcctcatccttacgcgcaccttcaccagcccagggcggggtagcggagggtgaaagggcgtggctcacagcccgtttcttccgctcgggcgtctcctgggaggaacccttgtccagtgagcgggtcttcgtctccaccaaattccctagggggacatttctggcagcccttcttgttcagcagcttacgggggtcaggtggacctctgctaggcaccagcctgaagcccttactccatttcagctattttggcagttgcctaggtgacttttgaacctcattacccagaacagccaacggaggaggggtgagaagagtggccgtctgggtttgccgcatcgtgctgccttacaggagttgtgcagtcttcggttgtgtgatacttcacctggctgatttctgggaatgcctccacaaattcgctaaattcagtagcttttgccttccaagattcacctggttggtgttttgcacccattcactagtcatttacattaggtatatctcttaatgctatccctccccctccccccgcccatgacaggccccggtgtgtgatgttcccctttctgtgtccaagcgttctcatacttcaattcccacctatgaatgagaacatgcggtgtttgctttttttgtccttgcgatagtttgctaagaatgatggtttccagcttcatccgtgtccctccaaaggggatgaactcatgctttttcatggctgcatagtattccatggtgtatttgtgccacattttcttaatccagtctatcattgatggacatctgggttggttccaagtctttgctactgtgaatggtgccgcaataaacatacttctgcgtgtgtcctttcagaagcatgatttctaatcctatgggtatatatacccagcaatgggatggctgggtcaaatggtatttctatttcgagatccttgaggattcgccacactatcttccactaccgttgaactagtttacagtcccaccaacagtgtaaaagtgttcctatttgtccactacctctccagcacctgttgtttcctgactttttaatgatcgctattctaactggtgtgagatgatatctcattgcggatttgatttgcatttctctgatggccagttttgatgagcattttttcatgtgtctgttggctgcataaatgtcttcttttgagaagtgtctcttcatatccttcccccacttgttgatgggcttgtttggtttttcttgtaactctgtttgaggtcttagtagattctggatattagcctttttcagatgagtagattgcaaaaattttctccctttctgcaggatgcctgttcactctcatgggagtttctttagctatgcagaacgtctttagtgtaattagatgctgtttgtcaatgttggctttcgttgccattgcttttggcgttttagacatgaggtccttgcccatgcctttgtcctcaatggtattggctgggttttctcctagggtttgtatggtttaagatctaacatttaagtctttcttctgtcttgaattaatttttgtacaaggtgtaaggaagggatccgatttcagctttcgacatatggctagcctgttttcccagcaccatttttttaaatagggaatcctttccccatttcttgtttttgtcaggtttgtcaaagatcagatggttgtagatgtgtcgtattatttctgagggctctattctgttccattggtctacggtaaccaaaacggcaaccgatagcatgctctttggttactgtagccttctactgtagcttgaagtcggacagcttgatgcctccatctttgttcttttggcttaggattatgttggcagtgggggccgttttgtggttccatatgagctttaaagcagttttttccagttctgtgaagaaagtcattggtagtttgatggggatggcattgaatctataatttaccttgggcagtatggccattttcacgatattgattcttccaatccgtgatggtggaatattcttccatttgtttgtctcctcttttagttcgtggagcaatgctttgtagttctccttgaagaggtccttcacatcccttgttagttggattcctaggcattttattctctttgaagcaattgtgaatgggagctcactcatgatttggctctctgtttgcctcttattggtgtataagaatgcttgtgatttttgcacctcgattttgtatcctgagactttgctgaagttgcttatcagcttaaggagattttggactgagacgatggggttttctaaatattcaatcatgtcatctgcaaacagggacaatttgacttcctcttttcctaattgatttctctttatttctttctcctgcctgattgccctgggcagaagttccaacactatgttgaataggagtggtgagagagggcatccctgtcttgtggcagtttgcaaagggaatgcttccactttttgcccattcagtatgatattggctgtgggtttgccctaaatagcccgtattattttgggagatgtcccatcaatacctaatttattgagagtttttggcatgaagggctgttgaattttgtcgaaggccttttctgcatctgttgagataatcacgtggtttctgtctttggtcctgattatacgctggattatgtttattgttttgcatatgttggaccagccttgcatgtcagggatgaagcccacttcatcatgatggataagctctttgatgtgctgctggattcggttttccagtattttatggaggattttcccatcgatgttcctcagggacataggcctaaaattctctttttgggttgtgtctctctcaggctttgggatcaggatgatgccggcctcatgaaatgagtgagggaggattccctctttttctgttgattggaatagtttcagaaggcatggtaccagctcctccttgtccttctggtagaattcggctgtgaatccgtctggtcctggagttttattgcttgataggctgttaattattgcctcaatttcagagcctgttagtggtctactcaggcattcaacttcttcctggtttactctggggaggttgtatgcgtccaggaatttatccatttcttctagattttctagttcattagcttagaggtgctgatagtattgtctgatggtagtttgtatttctgtgggatcggtggtgatatcccctttatcattttttactgcatctgtttgattcttctttcttttcttctttcttagtcttgctagtgctctatcaattttgttgatcactgcaaaaaacccgctcctggattcattgatttgttgaagggtttattgtgtctctatctccatcagttctgctcggatcttagttatttcttgccttctgctagtttttgaatgtgtttgctcttgcttctctcattcttttaatggtgatgttagggtatgcatttttgatttttcctgctttctctcgtgggcaattagtgctataaatttccctctacacactgctttaaatgtgacgcagagattctggtatgttgtgcctttgttttcattggtttcagagaatatctttctttctgccttcatttcgttatgtacccagtactcattaaggagcagggtgtccggattccatgcagttgagcggttttgagtgagtttctttatcctgaggtctactttgattgcaatgtggtctgagagaccgtttgtagtaatttctgttatttcacatttactgaggagtgctttacttccaactatgtggtcaatgtggaaataagtgtgatgtggtgctgagaagcatgtatattctgtggatttggggtggagcgttctgtagatgtctcctaggtccgcttggtgcagagctgagttcaattcctggatatcctttttagatttctgtctcgttggtctgtctaatgtttacagagggctgttaaagtttcccatgattatgatgtgggagtctaagtctcttttgatcacactttaaagatcaaaaggtagaagcgcaaagacattatctgtgcaatattagaaacctagtaagtggtggaatttggccttgaacccagatatctaactccagagcctaagtgcttcacccacctcactgtggtgcctctcgagaaaaacaggtaagcacacattcagaaagctggtgggccggggggctggccttgtactcagaggccatggaagtcccacgatgggtggctagtggtgtaaggacagaggtctcggatgggcagagggatgtggacaggcgcgagggggcgcggcagggactcaggggactgggagtggcggctcggtgctgcgggaggcgattagtggaaggccagaggtctgggaagggcagagggatggggacaggcccgagggtccgcggcagggattccgggggactgggagtggccggttggggttactcttggctttttgccctctcctgccgtcgactgctccggtttctttggccttgcggcgaggtggacagggtgagctctcaggactgatggcggttgtggaaggggcctggggccaaggacaggccagggcggcgggagaggcggaccggtggcgtggctggatctgggcgcgctgtcggaccttccacatcaccagctgcaggcaggcgtttgcgtcctcgctggagttgtggccgtcctggctgtcctggatgatctgtcccaggtagtcggccgcgagattcctgagggaacgcttgtaggggaaacccaggtagtgcgggaagagcacggccgtgtccaccacggtgctgtggatgagcttcagggccagcagatcgctctccaggctgtgcccgatgaggatggtttgggcgctgaaaaagctcagcaggatggcttgcacttggggcaaggtgatgctcgtcttggcgacgtcggcctcggtgactccggaaaacctggtgttgtagtccacgatctcgttgtcgggcttgacgaaggtgtcgtacaccactcgcatgtcggcgtccaccacggtgacgcgggtcagctctaggccatgcgtggtgtagcacatctcacagtccaaggcgtagattcctggataagcgtctctggacaactctttcttgaaggtctccacgaagccatcgaggctgtccttgcggccgtcccgcacgtgctgctttgccacctggcagcccacagagccaggagcagctgcacagcaggtgtactggctaacccggcctccagccacctggctcgagcggacccgcccccagtgataataacacaactggtcgcgtacacagcggcccgaggaggacaccaggtactcggtgccacaacggcagcagaccctgcaggaggagtcgccgggccccttcccctggccagtgaagaggacggcgcctccgggccgctcggggtgcgggaaggggtagccgttctcctcgagctggtcctggctgagcaggaactcctggaggcggctgtacagggcggccctgctgaggcccggcatggagctgggggtcaggcccttcagtctcttgagggtgttcaggaccacgttcaggtacctgttcttgttggggctgcagtcgtaggccaccttctcctcgttcagcgccttctcctcggcctcctgcttggaggcgcagaacttgagacactcttcggtgaacagttggagatagcctcggcggaggacggtggcgACTttgcacccagaccttcggaggacaataggtttcttcaaactcggtaaggatggacgacggacgattcgcttagagctgatggtggtggtggtcttgcatgccatccctgacctgttgcgcatcttccctggctgtctgccgaccttggagccactggagcgttggctgctgctggccacgcgggttctcttggcatctgtgcaacctgtgaccaagcaagggctggaagactgggcgatcgtcttcctcttcctgggggctgagatgcggactcccgagggcctctctgtcagccttggggcggctggcaagcagcaggccgatcccctctgtgcagggaagtagcacgcctccgtcaccaccttgggacacgctgggggcaccgccggacccctgttctggggctccgcctggatgtccacaaatgcggaggcctggttgtgcatctggggcacccggagcccgaagctctgggcaggctgatgagagggcagggggaattctggagcctcgagggccgcctcctcggccaccttcttagcttctgggtatccaggtgggaaccagcagggagctgtggctggcaacatcttgctgccttcgggagcaccggcctggctctgctccgctcccaaatGGCGGCTtattgcctccagggccg
This genomic stretch from Pan paniscus chromosome 7, NHGRI_mPanPan1-v2.0_pri, whole genome shotgun sequence harbors:
- the LOC134730898 gene encoding exonuclease GOR-like; translated protein: MPGLSRAALYSRLQEFLLSQDQLEENGYPFPHPERPGGAVLFTGQGKGPGDSSCRVCCRCGTEYLVSSSGRCVRDQLCYYHWGRVRSSQVAGGRVSQYTCCAAAPGSVGCQVAKQHVRDGRKDSLDGFVETFKKELSRDAYPGIYALDCEMCYTTHGLELTRVTVVDADMRVVYDTFVKPDNEIVDYNTRFSGVTEADVAKTSITLPQVQAILLSFFSAQTILIGHSLESDLLALKLIHSTVVDTAVLFPHYLGFPYKRSLRNLAADYLGQIIQDSQDGHNSSEDANACLQLVMWKVRQRAQIQPRHRSASPAALA
- the LOC134730899 gene encoding exonuclease GOR-like, with the protein product MPGLSRAALYSRLQEFLLSQDQLEENGYPFPHPERPGGAVLFTGQGKGPGDSSCRVCCRCGTEYLVSSSGRCVRDQLCYYHWGRVRSSQVAGGRVSQYTCCAAAPGSVGCQVAKQHVRDGRKDSLDGFVETFKKELSRDAYPGIYALDCEMCYTTHGLELTRVTVVDADMRVVYDTFVKPDNEIVDYNTRFSGVTEADVAKTSITLPQVQAILLSFFSAQTILIGHSLESDLLALKLIHSTVVDTAVLFPHYLGFPYKRSLRNLAADYLGQIIQDSQDGHNSSEDANACLQLVMWKVRQRAQIQPRHRSASPAALA